In a single window of the Antedon mediterranea chromosome 1, ecAntMedi1.1, whole genome shotgun sequence genome:
- the LOC140056442 gene encoding uncharacterized protein, with the protein MADPDYKKLRRIAKGRFTRICNSIVAAIDQNKTIEYVHMLNADLKEAWKSVNDRHESVVLQSAKDEEENENWIGQLEKTYDEVREMILRHKTRINEQHIDSEAIDRRHLQEEEVQISAMRAKNVRSIQHDDFQQLCDQIIQLINKNSVEGVKAARADLVKLMEDVKTAHMQYVSMLPNEEAINENLWLQSVRDKYGETSSAVAIFLEHLDKSKTQKTVDEKRNKKAVYNWKKCDCQPLTEM; encoded by the coding sequence ATGGCTGACCCCGATTATAAGAAATTGAGACGTATTGCCAAGGGACGTTTTACAAGAATTTGTAATTCTATCGTCGCCGCAATTGACCAGAATAAAACAATAGAATATGTACATATGCTGAATGCTGACTTGAAGGAAGCCTGGAAATCAGTAAACGATCGACATGAATCAGTAGTTTTACAGTCTGCAAAGGACGAAGAGGAGAATGAGAATTGGATTGGCCAACTAGAGAAGACATATGATGAAGTAAGAGAAATGATACTTAGACACAAAACACGCATTAATGAACAGCACATAGATTCTGAGGCAATTGACAGAAGGCATCTGCAGGAGGAAGAAGTCCAAATATCAGCAATGAGAGCGAAAAACGTTCGTAGCATACAACATGATGATTTTCAACAACTTTGCGATCAGATAATCCAATTGATTAACAAGAATTCTGTTGAGGGTGTTAAAGCTGCAAGGGCTGACCTTGTAAAATTGATGGAAGACGTAAAAACTGCACATATGCAATACGTTTCCATGCTTCCCAATGAAGAGGCAATAAATGAAAATCTGTGGCTCCAGTCAGTACGTGATAAGTACGGCGAGACCAGTAGTGCTGTTGCTATATTTTTGGAGCACCTCGACAAAAGCAAAACTCAGAAGACAGTAGAtgaaaagagaaataaaaaggCGGTATACAATTGGAAAAAATGCGATTGCCAACCTTTGACGGAGATGTAA